The Deltaproteobacteria bacterium DNA window GTCACGGCGGGCGAGCTCGATGAGGGTGGAGCTGAAGACCTCGGTGTAGGTGGGGGCCGACTTGCCGCCCCTGCTGCCCGTGGAGGCGTCGAAGGGACCGACGCCGTGGAAGCACGAGGGATTGCGCTCGGCGGGCTCGTAGCCCTTGCCCTTGGTCGTAAGGGCGTGGACGAGCACCGGCCCCTCGAGCTCGCTGACGGCGTTGAAGGTCTCCACCAGCGACGGGATGTCGTGACCGTCCACGGGACCGACGTAGTGGAAGCCGAGCCCCTCGAAGAGCATGCCCGGCGTAAAGAGCGTCATGAGCGAGTCCTCGGCCCGCTTGGCGAAGTCCATGATCCTGTCGCCTATCATGGGTATGGACTTTATGAATATCTCGATCTCTTTCCTGAGCCTCATGGCGAAGCGCCCCGTGATCTTGCGGCTTAAGAAGGAAGAGAGGGCGCCCACGTTGCGCGAGATGCTCATCTCGTTGTCGTTGAGCACGACGATGAGGTCTTTTTTCAGGTGGCCCGCCTGGTTGAGCCCCTCGAAGGCGAGCCCCGCCGTCATGGAGCCGTCGCCTATGACGGCTATGACCTTGTTGTCGCCGCCCGAGAGGTCCCGCGCCGCCGCCATGCCGAGGGCCGCCGATATGGAGGTTGACGAGTGTCCGGCGACGAAGGCGTCGTAAGGGCTCTCCGAGGGCTTGGGAAAGCCGCTTATCCCGCCGCGCCGGCGAAGCGTGCGGAAGGCCTCGCGCCGGCCGGTCAGTATCTTGTGGGCATAGGCCTGGTGACCGACGTCCCAGATGAGCCTGTCCCCGGGCGCGTCGAAACAGTAGTGGAGCGCCACGGCGAGCTCCACGGCCCCGAGCGAGCTTGCAAGGTGTCCGCCCGTGCGCGCAACGGTCTCCACGATGAGCTCCCTTATCTCGCCGGCCAGTACGGAGAGCTCTTCGAGCGAGAGTCCCTTGAGATCGTCGGGAGCGTCGATCCTGTCGAGAACAACAGCCATCTTCAAGACACCTTTTCCCTCTTACCTGCTTCTTTCCACCATGTAACGGGCCATGGCCCTGAGAGGCTCGGCCCTGTGGTCAAGCCCCTCTATGGCCGCGAGCGCCCGCTCGACGAGCTCCTCCGCCCTGCGGCGCGACTGCTCGACCCCCATGAGCGCCGGGTAGGTGGCCTTGCCCCTCTTTACATCGGCGCCCGCGGTCTTTCCCATGAGCTCGCCGTCGCCCTCCACGTCGAGCACGTCGTCGGCTATCTGGAAGGCCAGGCCCACGGCCTCGCCGTAATCCGTCACGGCTTCGAGCCCCCTGTCGTCGGCCCGGCCGAACATGGCGCCGCACCGCACGGCCGCCCGTATGAGCTCGCCCGTCTTGTGTATGTGTATGTACTCCACGAGCGGCAGCGTCACCTCGCCCCCCTCGCTCTCGATATCGACCATCTGGCCGCCTATCATGCCCTCGCTCCCTGCGGCGCGGGCAACCTCCCTGATGACGCCGACGATCAGGGCCTTGTCGTCCGTGGGCGTGCGGGCGATGATGTCGAAGGCGCAGGTGAGCAGCGCGTCTCCGGCCAGCACGGCCGCCGCCTCTCCGAAGGCCCTGTGGCAGGCGGGACGGCCGCGCCTGAAGTCGTCGTCGTCCATGGCCGGCAGGTCGTCGTGAATGAGCGAGTATGTGTGGATGCACTCGAAGGCGCAGGCCGTGTTCATGGCCTCTTCCTCGGCGCCGCCGAAGGCCCCGGCCGCCGCCAGCACCAGAAGCGGCCTCAGCCGCTTGCCGCCTGCAAAGAGGCTGTAGCGCATGGCCCTGTGCACCGTCTGGGGATAGGCACTCTCCGGCGGCAGCAGCCTCGAGAGCGCATCGTTGACGCGGGCCGCCCCGTCGTTGAAAAAACCTCTCAGATCGAATCCCGTCATCGACCGCCGCCCTTTCGGGACCGTCGCCTCGAAGAAGAAGTGAATGACAATTCAAAGAAAGCCCTGACCAATTGCCCCGGGGGAAACTTTCCGAAAAAGGGCCGCAGGCCCCTCTTCTCCCCGCGGCCCCCTCGTATGTTATGCGGATCTTTGACGGTCCTCTGGAGGTTCGGCCCGCGCCAGGCGGGATTTTTTTACGCCTTTGCGGCCCGAACCTCCAGAGGACCGCCCCCCCCCGGGCAGCTAAAGCGGGCAAGACACCCCCTTCAAAGACTTTCGATTCCCTGCGGTTCCTCCCGATTTTGCTTGCAAAATCGGGAGGAACCGCAGGGCGTTAAAAGTTTTTGGAGGGAGTCTGAGGGAACCTTTTTACAAAAAGGTTCCCTCAGTGCAATAAATCAGAATTCCCCTGAGTAGATGGTAATTCTATCAGATGGGTTGCAAGATTACAAGACCCGGGGGCGGGAGGCCCCCGGCCCCCTCCATGAAAGAAGACCCCCGCCGGCGGAAAGCCGGCGGGGGTCGGAAACAGGGCTTCTGAAAAGCCACCGGCGGCGTCCCCATCCGTCGTCCGCCGCCTCCAGGCCGAGCGTGTCAGAAGACGCGCAACCAGAACTCCCGGAGTTCAGACCCTCACCACGTGGGATGCCTGGGGCCCCTTGGGGCCCTGGACGACCTCGAACTCCACCTCTTCGCCTTCCTTGAGGGTCCTGAATCCCTCGCCCTCGATATTGGAGTAGTGGACGAATATCTCATCGCCCGACTCTTCCTGTATGAATCCGAATCCCTTTGTGTTGTTGAACCACTTCACCTTGCCTTTGGCCATGTTGCGCGTCCTCCTTTCCTTGGGCGATGGGCAAAAGCCCGGCTCGAAAGATCAAGGCCTGGAGGGCCGCCCGCCCGGCGGGGCAAGAGGCCCTCGCGGCCGCAAGTAGCTAAAAGCCCTTGGAAAATATCGACAATCGTAGCAGGGTTGGCAGGGGGTGTCAAGTCTTTTTGGTGGAGCCGGCGCCGCGGCGCAAGCCCCCGATCACCGTGCAAGCGACGAGAGCCTGACGACCGTAACGCCCTGGCGCGCGAGGGCGGGCACCTCCTCCTTGAGGACCTCGATGGTCTCGCTGTAGGGGTGGCCTATGGCGACGGCCGAGCCGT harbors:
- a CDS encoding polyprenyl synthetase family protein, producing the protein MTGFDLRGFFNDGAARVNDALSRLLPPESAYPQTVHRAMRYSLFAGGKRLRPLLVLAAAGAFGGAEEEAMNTACAFECIHTYSLIHDDLPAMDDDDFRRGRPACHRAFGEAAAVLAGDALLTCAFDIIARTPTDDKALIVGVIREVARAAGSEGMIGGQMVDIESEGGEVTLPLVEYIHIHKTGELIRAAVRCGAMFGRADDRGLEAVTDYGEAVGLAFQIADDVLDVEGDGELMGKTAGADVKRGKATYPALMGVEQSRRRAEELVERALAAIEGLDHRAEPLRAMARYMVERSR
- the dxs gene encoding 1-deoxy-D-xylulose-5-phosphate synthase — its product is MAVVLDRIDAPDDLKGLSLEELSVLAGEIRELIVETVARTGGHLASSLGAVELAVALHYCFDAPGDRLIWDVGHQAYAHKILTGRREAFRTLRRRGGISGFPKPSESPYDAFVAGHSSTSISAALGMAAARDLSGGDNKVIAVIGDGSMTAGLAFEGLNQAGHLKKDLIVVLNDNEMSISRNVGALSSFLSRKITGRFAMRLRKEIEIFIKSIPMIGDRIMDFAKRAEDSLMTLFTPGMLFEGLGFHYVGPVDGHDIPSLVETFNAVSELEGPVLVHALTTKGKGYEPAERNPSCFHGVGPFDASTGSRGGKSAPTYTEVFSSTLIELARRDERVVAITAAMPEGTGLSRFAEEFPERFFDVGIAEQHALTFAGGLAKEGLRPVTAIYSTFLQRAYDEVFHDVALQGLPVVIAMDRAGLVGADGPTHHGLFDVSYLRHLPNMVVAAPRDEGELRHLLHSAVGYGAPTAIRYPRGEGVGADLSGPLREIRPGSAELMREGGDLTIIALGSMVHPAMEAAEALEAAGISAAVVNARFVKPLDEETIIEAAEATGRVLTVEESALQGGFGSAVLELFESRDIHLPVRRLGVPDRYIEHGGQKELRAMLGLDAAGIERAALLFAGLGGGARKVAHR
- a CDS encoding cold-shock protein, with the translated sequence MAKGKVKWFNNTKGFGFIQEESGDEIFVHYSNIEGEGFRTLKEGEEVEFEVVQGPKGPQASHVVRV